In Rhodopirellula bahusiensis, the following proteins share a genomic window:
- a CDS encoding TCR/Tet family MFS transporter has product MLVRYPTSRLTLAPQNALITPPHQRRSAAMAFILLTLLIDILAIGIIIPVLPELIKEFVGGDTSRASWYVGVIGATYSLMQFFFAPVLGALSDRFGRRPVILASLFGLGVDFIVTGLAPTVGWLFVGRIVAGVMGASFSTANAYIADVSTQETRARNFGLVGMMFGLGFIIGPALGGVLGGIHIRLPFFVAAGLSLVNWLYGFFVLPESLPPEKRGSISLAAMNPLGTIARLRNYPMIAGLAVASMFSSLAQRGLENVWVLSMGYRFGWNEVTNGLTLALVGLMAAIVQGGLVRPMIKRLGERRTAVMGTCVSCLAFLGYGLASQGWMIPCIVVFGSLAGLAGPAIQSLVAGRVSPEEQGKVQGSLTSLISLTNIPAPLLFTSGLLGYFTSESAPFEFPGAPFVFGSLLLAIAVVVLARVFIKFPASDDPVGDPNAIVSEDRSTTESDGGDGNDSEPTQSPALEST; this is encoded by the coding sequence GTGTTGGTCCGCTATCCGACGTCTCGCCTCACTCTTGCCCCCCAGAATGCCTTGATCACGCCTCCGCACCAGCGACGTTCGGCGGCGATGGCATTCATCTTGTTGACGTTGTTGATCGACATTTTGGCGATCGGAATCATCATTCCGGTGCTGCCGGAATTGATCAAAGAGTTTGTGGGCGGCGACACATCGCGGGCCAGTTGGTACGTCGGCGTGATCGGCGCAACGTATTCGCTGATGCAATTCTTCTTTGCCCCCGTTCTGGGAGCACTATCGGATCGATTCGGACGCCGCCCCGTCATTTTGGCGTCGCTGTTTGGGCTGGGCGTCGACTTCATCGTCACCGGATTGGCACCGACGGTTGGATGGTTGTTTGTCGGCCGAATTGTTGCCGGTGTGATGGGGGCCAGTTTTTCAACCGCGAACGCTTACATCGCGGATGTCTCGACGCAAGAAACCCGGGCTCGCAACTTTGGGTTGGTCGGGATGATGTTCGGGTTGGGATTCATCATCGGCCCCGCGCTCGGCGGTGTCCTCGGCGGCATCCACATTCGGTTGCCGTTTTTCGTCGCGGCTGGTTTGTCGTTGGTGAATTGGTTGTACGGATTCTTTGTCTTGCCCGAGTCCTTGCCGCCAGAAAAACGTGGTTCGATTTCGTTGGCCGCGATGAATCCGCTGGGGACGATCGCACGACTTCGAAACTATCCGATGATCGCTGGTTTGGCAGTCGCGTCCATGTTTTCTTCGCTGGCACAACGTGGATTGGAAAACGTCTGGGTTCTGTCGATGGGATATCGATTTGGTTGGAATGAGGTCACCAATGGTTTGACGTTGGCCTTGGTCGGGTTGATGGCTGCGATTGTTCAAGGTGGCTTGGTCCGACCGATGATCAAACGCTTGGGCGAACGTCGCACGGCGGTGATGGGAACCTGTGTTTCATGCTTGGCATTTCTTGGCTACGGACTCGCGTCGCAGGGATGGATGATCCCCTGCATTGTCGTGTTTGGATCGTTGGCCGGATTGGCTGGACCCGCCATTCAAAGTTTGGTAGCGGGCCGAGTCAGTCCCGAAGAACAGGGCAAAGTACAAGGCTCGCTGACATCGTTGATCAGCCTGACCAACATCCCGGCTCCTTTGTTGTTCACCAGCGGTTTGCTTGGGTACTTCACTTCGGAGAGTGCTCCGTTTGAATTTCCCGGGGCTCCGTTTGTGTTCGGTTCGCTGTTGTTGGCGATCGCGGTGGTTGTGTTGGCTCGCGTGTTCATCAAATTTCCTGCCAGTGACGATCCGGTTGGCGATCCGAACGCCATCGTTTCGGAAGATCGATCCACAACCGAGTCAGATGGCGGTGATGGGAACGATTCGGAACCGACGCAGTCGCCCGCTTTGGAGTCGACTTGA
- a CDS encoding NAD-dependent epimerase/dehydratase family protein, with product MRVVVTGCSGFLGGEIVRQLLQRDCEVVGLSRRETPDLVRSGMTHHRGDLLDQTYLSRVIAGADVVIHTAAVAGVWGSWQHYFDNNVVASRNVLNACQEFGVSQLVYTSSPSVTFDGNDQRDVDESEPYPETWMCHYPHTKSIAESEILAADQPGGMRTVSLRPHLIWGPNDPHLIPRVLQRARSGRLRIIGDGNNVIDTVHVTNAAAAHLDAIDALRSRPDEAAGRAYFITQDEPVNCWDWIAKLCRVHGVDPPTKSISFAAAYRIGAVLETVYRVTGRSSEPPMTRFVASQLAKDHSFDIKAAKERLGYRPRINMEAGLQTLDGESVDR from the coding sequence ATGCGGGTGGTCGTGACCGGTTGCAGCGGATTCCTGGGCGGCGAAATCGTTCGCCAGTTGCTGCAGCGTGACTGCGAAGTCGTTGGGCTTTCCCGACGCGAAACTCCGGACTTGGTCCGATCCGGGATGACGCACCACCGAGGTGACTTGCTGGATCAAACCTATCTGAGTCGCGTGATCGCGGGTGCCGATGTGGTGATTCACACCGCGGCCGTCGCTGGCGTTTGGGGAAGCTGGCAGCACTACTTTGACAACAACGTGGTCGCCTCACGAAATGTGCTGAATGCTTGCCAGGAGTTTGGCGTTTCGCAGTTGGTCTACACGAGCAGCCCCAGCGTCACGTTCGATGGCAACGATCAACGCGACGTGGATGAGTCGGAACCGTATCCTGAGACATGGATGTGCCACTACCCGCACACGAAGTCGATTGCGGAAAGCGAAATTTTGGCTGCGGATCAGCCGGGCGGAATGCGAACGGTGTCGCTGCGTCCGCATTTGATTTGGGGCCCGAATGACCCGCACCTGATTCCTCGAGTTCTGCAGCGGGCTCGCAGTGGTCGGTTGCGAATCATCGGCGACGGCAACAACGTGATCGACACGGTGCACGTGACCAATGCCGCCGCGGCTCACTTGGACGCGATCGATGCTTTGCGGTCTCGGCCGGATGAAGCGGCGGGACGAGCGTACTTCATCACGCAAGACGAACCGGTCAATTGTTGGGACTGGATCGCGAAACTGTGTCGCGTTCACGGAGTCGATCCGCCGACCAAGTCCATCTCCTTCGCGGCCGCGTACCGGATCGGTGCGGTGTTGGAAACGGTGTACCGAGTGACCGGCCGAAGCAGCGAGCCGCCGATGACCCGTTTCGTCGCGTCGCAGCTCGCGAAAGATCATTCGTTTGATATCAAGGCCGCGAAAGAGCGGCTGGGTTATCGGCCTCGCATCAACATGGAAGCGGGGCTGCAGACGCTTGATGGTGAATCCGTTGACCGGTGA
- a CDS encoding DUF6690 family protein, with the protein MLVTRLGKITVLAVAAGGPYVASETDWGRNAAGSVTNVFSGEGISTTGWGSGEAPVGGVTNSPESDRYPVHSHHQVETLRGVASQRYRYEPEIAKKLGALPATDDAPSLAGNNVADLREVLRFDLTTHAILNRFSRVSTVLADLQLEGLRVPIVTGTQATDLAGTLTYYFDRSGSIQRISLHGFTGDPSRLMTTIQSHYGLAREPSLEAGVFTKRWNGTPVHFLRLTHAPVVFSDAVHQKYTVFLELNQPNLTYGISDEAKRIVVTDQWTGRW; encoded by the coding sequence ATGCTTGTCACTCGCTTAGGCAAAATCACGGTGCTCGCCGTCGCCGCGGGAGGCCCCTACGTCGCTTCGGAAACCGATTGGGGACGCAATGCCGCGGGCTCCGTCACGAACGTTTTCAGCGGCGAAGGCATCTCCACAACGGGATGGGGATCCGGAGAAGCACCGGTCGGCGGCGTCACAAACTCACCCGAGTCCGACCGATACCCGGTTCACTCGCACCACCAAGTCGAAACGCTTCGAGGCGTCGCGTCACAGCGTTATCGCTATGAACCCGAAATCGCGAAAAAGCTGGGGGCTCTCCCGGCCACGGACGATGCACCTTCGCTCGCGGGAAACAACGTCGCCGACTTGCGAGAGGTCCTGCGTTTTGACTTGACCACCCACGCGATCCTCAATCGTTTTTCGCGTGTCTCAACGGTGCTGGCGGACCTGCAACTCGAAGGCCTGCGTGTACCGATCGTGACGGGCACGCAAGCCACTGATTTGGCCGGCACATTGACGTACTACTTTGATCGTTCCGGTTCGATCCAACGCATTTCGTTGCACGGATTCACCGGCGACCCATCACGATTGATGACCACGATTCAGTCGCACTACGGATTGGCTCGCGAACCATCCCTCGAAGCCGGCGTGTTTACGAAGCGTTGGAACGGCACCCCCGTTCACTTCCTGCGTTTGACTCACGCTCCAGTGGTCTTCAGCGACGCGGTGCACCAAAAGTACACCGTGTTCTTGGAACTCAACCAACCGAACCTGACGTACGGCATCAGCGACGAAGCCAAACGAATCGTCGTCACCGACCAGTGGACAGGTCGCTGGTAG
- a CDS encoding tetratricopeptide repeat protein, with product MLIGYLVGIMHSNDEFESPHDDLSDTLEDEFDVDSSDIEDVVSEDSSLPSDALSGRRMLIVGRLGGMNRREATNLLRSYGAVVVESEASSVDCIVVGAEESPLAEAELIEKATERRGDDSDVQILHETDLWQQLGLVDAEQSIRKLHTPAMLAHLLGVSVRVIRRWHRRGLIQPVRTLHKLPYFDFQEVATARRLAAWVASGASPEAIERRIMQWVEVVPNLRRPLDQLSILVEGKHVLLRQGEGLIEPGGQLRFDFDALEDTDSAADDSESDTPILQFSRPDDSLADEFGITSSGAFPNSITVPGATEIAGTTNPDSMQFPPADEMAEEEDDLLMSAYQAEDSGELETAIDCYHAVLARDGARSDIHFQIGELLYRIGETIAARERYYAALEVDPDFVEARSSLAGVLAETGQPELAVAAYRGALALHDDYPDVHYNLARILEDLHRSVEAEHHWRRFLQLSPGSPWADEAHARLEELRQTEQSDF from the coding sequence ATGCTGATCGGATATCTTGTCGGGATCATGCATTCCAACGACGAATTCGAATCGCCGCACGACGACCTGAGCGACACGCTGGAAGATGAGTTCGATGTGGACTCGTCGGACATCGAGGATGTCGTGTCGGAGGACTCGTCGCTGCCGAGCGATGCGTTGTCAGGTCGACGAATGTTGATCGTCGGGCGATTGGGTGGCATGAATCGCCGCGAAGCCACGAACCTGCTTCGATCCTATGGTGCGGTCGTGGTCGAAAGTGAAGCGTCATCGGTCGACTGCATCGTGGTCGGCGCGGAAGAATCTCCGCTGGCCGAAGCCGAGTTGATCGAGAAGGCAACCGAGCGAAGGGGAGATGATTCCGACGTGCAGATTTTGCACGAAACCGATTTGTGGCAACAGCTCGGATTGGTCGACGCGGAACAGTCGATTCGCAAGCTTCACACACCCGCCATGCTGGCCCATTTGTTGGGCGTGTCCGTGCGAGTCATCCGGCGTTGGCATCGTCGTGGGTTGATTCAACCGGTGCGAACGTTGCACAAGTTGCCGTACTTTGATTTTCAAGAGGTGGCGACGGCGAGACGTCTGGCCGCGTGGGTCGCGTCCGGGGCCAGCCCCGAGGCGATCGAACGCCGCATCATGCAGTGGGTCGAAGTCGTTCCGAACCTGCGACGTCCGTTGGATCAGTTGTCGATTTTGGTCGAAGGCAAGCACGTCTTGCTTCGACAGGGCGAAGGACTGATCGAACCCGGCGGTCAGTTGCGATTCGACTTTGATGCGTTGGAAGACACCGACTCCGCAGCTGACGACTCCGAGTCGGACACACCCATCCTGCAGTTTTCGCGACCAGATGATTCTTTGGCGGATGAGTTTGGAATCACATCGTCGGGTGCGTTCCCAAACTCGATCACGGTTCCGGGAGCCACTGAGATTGCGGGAACGACGAATCCGGATTCGATGCAGTTTCCTCCAGCGGATGAGATGGCCGAGGAAGAAGACGACCTGCTGATGTCGGCTTACCAAGCCGAGGATTCGGGCGAGTTGGAAACCGCGATTGATTGCTATCACGCGGTGCTGGCTCGCGACGGGGCTCGGTCGGACATTCATTTTCAGATCGGTGAATTGCTGTATCGAATCGGCGAAACGATCGCTGCGAGAGAGCGGTACTACGCGGCGCTCGAGGTCGACCCGGATTTTGTGGAGGCTCGGTCCAGCCTGGCGGGCGTGTTGGCTGAAACGGGCCAGCCCGAACTGGCCGTCGCGGCGTATCGCGGGGCATTGGCGTTGCACGACGACTACCCCGACGTGCACTATAACCTTGCCCGCATCCTGGAAGATCTGCATCGCAGCGTCGAGGCGGAGCACCATTGGCGGCGATTCCTGCAGCTTTCGCCAGGCAGCCCTTGGGCGGACGAGGCCCACGCACGATTGGAAGAATTGCGACAAACGGAACAATCTGATTTCTGA